From one Papio anubis isolate 15944 chromosome 12, Panubis1.0, whole genome shotgun sequence genomic stretch:
- the CHRDL2 gene encoding chordin-like protein 2 isoform X1: protein MVPEVRVLSSLLGLALLWFPLDSHARARPDMFCLFHGKRYSPGESWHPYLEPQGLMYCLRCTCSESAHVSCYRLHCPPVHCPQPVTEPQQCCPRCVEPHTPSGLRAPPKSCQHNGTMYQHGEIFSAHELFPSRLPNQCVLCSCTEGQIYCGLMTCPEPGCPAPLPLPDSCCQACKDEASEQSAEEDSVQSLHGVRHPQDPCSSDAGRKRGPGTPAPTGLSAPLSFIPRHFRPKGAGSTTVQIVLKEKHKKACVHGGKTYSHGEVWHPAFRAFGPLPCILCTCEDGRQDCQRVTCPTEYPCRHPEKVAGKCCKICPEDKADPGHSEISSTRCPKAPGRVLVHTSVSPSPDNLRRFALEHEASDLVEIYLWKLVKDEETEAQRGEVPGPRPHSQDLPLDSDQESQEARLPERGTALPAARWPPRRSLERLPSPDPGAEGHGQSRQSDQDIITKT from the exons GCCCAGACATGTTCTGCCTTTTCCATGGAAAGAGATACTCCCCTGGCGAGAGCTGGCACCCCTACTTGGAGCCACAAGGCCTGATGTACTGCCTGCGCTGTACCTGCTCGGAG AGCGCCCATGTGAGTTGTTACCGCCTCCACTGTCCGCCTgtccactgcccccagcctgtgACAGAGCCACAGCAGTGCTGTCCCAGGTGTGTGG AACCTCACACTCCTTCTGGGCTCCGGGCCCCACCAAAGTCCTGCCAGCACAATGGGACCATGTACCAACATGGAGAGATCTTCAGTGCCCATGAGCTGTTCCCCTCCCGCCTGCCCAACCAGTGTGTCCTCTGCAGCTGCACC GAGGGCCAGATCTACTGCGGCCTCATGACCTGCCCTGAACCAGGCTGCCCCGCACCCCTCCCACTGCCAGACTCCTGCTGCCAAGCCTGCAAAG ATGAGGCAAGTGAGCAATCGGCTGAAGAGGACAGTGTGCAGTCGCTCCACGGGGTG AGACATCCTCAGGATCCGTGTTCCAGTGATGCTGGGAGAAAGAGAGGCCCGGGCACCCCAGCCCCCACTGGCCTCAGCGCCCCTCTGAGCTTCATCCCTCGCCACTTCCGACCCAAGGGGGCAGGCAGCACCACTGTCCAGATTGTCCTGAAGGAGAAACATAAGAAAG CCTGCGTGCATGGTGGGAAGACGTACTCCCACGGGGAGGTGTGGCACCCGGCCTTTCGTGCCTTCGGCCCCCTGCCCTGCATCCTATGCACCTGTGAGGATGGCCGCCAGGACTGCCAGCGTGTGACCTGTCCCACCGAGTACCCCTGTCGTCACCCCGAGAAAGTGGCTGGGAAATGCTGCAAGATTTGCCCAG AGGACAAGGCAGACCCTGGCCACAGTGAGATCAGTTCTACCAGGTGTCCCAAGGCACCGGGCCGGGTTCTCGTTCACACGTCGGTATCCCCAAGCCCAGACAACCTGCGTCGCTTTGCCCTGGAACACGAGGCCTCAGACCTGGTGGAGATCTACCTCTGGAAGCTGGTAAAAG atgaggaaactgaggctcagagaggtgaagtacctggcccaaggccacacagcca GGATCTTCCACTTGACTCAGATCAAGAAAGTCAGGAAGCAAGACTTCCAGAAAGAGGCACAGCACTTCCGGCTGCTCGCTGGCCCCCACGAAG GTCACTGGAACGTCTTCCTAGCCCAGACCCCGGAGCTGAAGGTCACGGCCAGTCCAGACAAAGTGACCAAGACATTATAACAAAGACCTAA
- the CHRDL2 gene encoding chordin-like protein 2 isoform X2 produces MVPEVRVLSSLLGLALLWFPLDSHARARPDMFCLFHGKRYSPGESWHPYLEPQGLMYCLRCTCSESAHVSCYRLHCPPVHCPQPVTEPQQCCPRCVEPHTPSGLRAPPKSCQHNGTMYQHGEIFSAHELFPSRLPNQCVLCSCTEGQIYCGLMTCPEPGCPAPLPLPDSCCQACKDEASEQSAEEDSVQSLHGVRHPQDPCSSDAGRKRGPGTPAPTGLSAPLSFIPRHFRPKGAGSTTVQIVLKEKHKKACVHGGKTYSHGEVWHPAFRAFGPLPCILCTCEDGRQDCQRVTCPTEYPCRHPEKVAGKCCKICPEDKADPGHSEISSTRCPKAPGRVLVHTSVSPSPDNLRRFALEHEASDLVEIYLWKLVKGIFHLTQIKKVRKQDFQKEAQHFRLLAGPHEGHWNVFLAQTPELKVTASPDKVTKTL; encoded by the exons GCCCAGACATGTTCTGCCTTTTCCATGGAAAGAGATACTCCCCTGGCGAGAGCTGGCACCCCTACTTGGAGCCACAAGGCCTGATGTACTGCCTGCGCTGTACCTGCTCGGAG AGCGCCCATGTGAGTTGTTACCGCCTCCACTGTCCGCCTgtccactgcccccagcctgtgACAGAGCCACAGCAGTGCTGTCCCAGGTGTGTGG AACCTCACACTCCTTCTGGGCTCCGGGCCCCACCAAAGTCCTGCCAGCACAATGGGACCATGTACCAACATGGAGAGATCTTCAGTGCCCATGAGCTGTTCCCCTCCCGCCTGCCCAACCAGTGTGTCCTCTGCAGCTGCACC GAGGGCCAGATCTACTGCGGCCTCATGACCTGCCCTGAACCAGGCTGCCCCGCACCCCTCCCACTGCCAGACTCCTGCTGCCAAGCCTGCAAAG ATGAGGCAAGTGAGCAATCGGCTGAAGAGGACAGTGTGCAGTCGCTCCACGGGGTG AGACATCCTCAGGATCCGTGTTCCAGTGATGCTGGGAGAAAGAGAGGCCCGGGCACCCCAGCCCCCACTGGCCTCAGCGCCCCTCTGAGCTTCATCCCTCGCCACTTCCGACCCAAGGGGGCAGGCAGCACCACTGTCCAGATTGTCCTGAAGGAGAAACATAAGAAAG CCTGCGTGCATGGTGGGAAGACGTACTCCCACGGGGAGGTGTGGCACCCGGCCTTTCGTGCCTTCGGCCCCCTGCCCTGCATCCTATGCACCTGTGAGGATGGCCGCCAGGACTGCCAGCGTGTGACCTGTCCCACCGAGTACCCCTGTCGTCACCCCGAGAAAGTGGCTGGGAAATGCTGCAAGATTTGCCCAG AGGACAAGGCAGACCCTGGCCACAGTGAGATCAGTTCTACCAGGTGTCCCAAGGCACCGGGCCGGGTTCTCGTTCACACGTCGGTATCCCCAAGCCCAGACAACCTGCGTCGCTTTGCCCTGGAACACGAGGCCTCAGACCTGGTGGAGATCTACCTCTGGAAGCTGGTAAAAG GGATCTTCCACTTGACTCAGATCAAGAAAGTCAGGAAGCAAGACTTCCAGAAAGAGGCACAGCACTTCCGGCTGCTCGCTGGCCCCCACGAAG GTCACTGGAACGTCTTCCTAGCCCAGACCCCGGAGCTGAAGGTCACGGCCAGTCCAGACAAAGTGACCAAGACATTATAA